Genomic segment of Hymenobacter aquaticus:
CCCTCATTCCTATGCAAATCATCGACAAAGTGGCCTGGCTGCACCTGCACGAAGGCCGGGTGCTGAGTACCCGCAGCCGGGGCAAAGACCGGTACTACTTTCCCGGCGGCAAGCGGGAGCCGGGCGAAACCGACGCCCAGACCCTGCTGCGCGAAATCCGGGAGGAGCTGACCGTGACGCTGGACGCCGGCAGCTTGCAGCACATAGATACGTTCGAGGCCCAGGCCCACGGCCACGCCGCCGGCATTCTGGTCCGAATGATCTGCTACGCGGCCCGCTACGAGGGCACACTACAGCCGGCCGCCGAAATCGAGGAAGTCGTTTGGCTGCGCTACG
This window contains:
- a CDS encoding NUDIX hydrolase; translated protein: MQIIDKVAWLHLHEGRVLSTRSRGKDRYYFPGGKREPGETDAQTLLREIREELTVTLDAGSLQHIDTFEAQAHGHAAGILVRMICYAARYEGTLQPAAEIEEVVWLRYADRARVSPVDQLIFDRLHAAGQLQ